In the Quercus lobata isolate SW786 chromosome 5, ValleyOak3.0 Primary Assembly, whole genome shotgun sequence genome, one interval contains:
- the LOC115990042 gene encoding protein FAR-RED IMPAIRED RESPONSE 1-like codes for MADEISNVFSHVKLNEDHIENDMMEGDSNEDIENDMVEVESNEDNIENEIVELNEMVETKGVENKAEDPKLGMMFDSIDDAVIYYRRYAKEKGFAVAKRTSKKGNDGVVRYVTIACSYAGKPRIRLNCPGIKRTRSTNPVQLKPQTKTDCKAQLRLSLCPNGKWILRSMVLDHNHGLSPSKTRFYKCNRIIEPHVKKKLELHDKAGIRMNKSFNSFVVAAGGHENLSFLEKDCRNHMDKVRRSHLREGDASAMHHYFLKMQADNSEFFYAMDFDDDGRLKNVFWADARSRAAFKEFGDVVTFDTTYMVNKYEMPFAPFVGVNHHGQSTLLGCGLILREDTKSFIWLFKSWLACMSECPPNAIITDQDKAMKKTIEIVFPNARHRWCLWHIMNKLSEKFKGFKDYESIKFCMKNVVHDSLTKEEFEESWGRFIKKYQLESNEWLLGLYDERHRWVPAFVKDMFWAGMSTTQRSESMNAFFDKYINKKTTLKQFVEQYENALAAKVHNETVEDFNSFNSRISCITIYDMEKQFQSAYTLKKFTDFQNEIVGSICCSLSSCREHDNFSEYEVREDISRGEGQRSVIFHVYFNEDNSEVKCKCRQI; via the coding sequence ATGGCAGATGAAATATCAAATGTTTTCTCACATGTGAAATTAAACGAAGATCATATTGAGAATGATATGATGGAGGGGGATTCAAATGAAGATATTGAGAATGATATGGTGGAGGTGGAGTCGAATGAAGataatattgaaaatgaaatagtGGAGTTGAATGAAATGGTAGAAACAAAAGGTGTGGAAAACAAAGCAGAAGACCCTAAGTTGGGAATGATGTTTGACTCCATTGATGATGCTGTGATATATTATAGAAGATATGctaaagaaaaaggttttgcaGTGGCTAAAAGAACTTCTAAAAAGGGGAACGATGGGGTGGTGAGGTATGTGACCATTGCTTGTAGTTATGCTGGAAAGCCAAGGATTAGATTAAACTGTCCTGGAATTAAAAGGACTAGATCTACCAATCCAGTTCAATTGAAacctcaaacaaaaacagattGCAAAGCTCAACTTAGGCTGTCTCTATGCCCAAATGGAAAGTGGATACTTAGATCCATGGTACTTGACCATAATCATGGATTGAGTCCTAGTAAGACCAGATTTTACAAATGCAATAGAATAATAGAACCACATGTGAAAAAAAAGCTTGAATTACACGACAAAGCTGGTATTAGAATGAACAAGAGTTTTAATTCATTTGTGGTTGCAGCAGGGGGACATGAGAATTTGTCTTTTCTAGAAAAGGATTGTAGAAATCACATGGATAAAGTCAGACGTTCACATCTTAGGGAAGGAGATGCTAGTGCAATGCACCATTACTTTTTGAAAATGCAAGCTGACAATTCTGAATTCTTCTATGCAAtggattttgatgatgatggtcggttgaaaaatgtattttggGCTGATGCAAGGAGTAGGGCAGCATTCAAAGAGTTTGGTGATGTAGTCACATTTGACACTACATATATGGTTAACAAATATGAAATGCCATTTGCTCCATTTGTTGGGGTGAACCATCATGGGCAATCAACATTGCTAGGATGTGGATTGATCTTAAGAGAAGATACAAAGTCATTTATATGGCTATTTAAATCTTGGCTTGCATGCATGTCTGAATGTCCTCCCAATGCAATCATTACGGATCAAGacaaagccatgaaaaaaaCGATAGAGATTGTTTTCCCTAATGCACGACATCGATGGTGCTTGTGGCATATCATGAATAAGTTGTCTGAAAAATTTAAAGGGTTCAAAGACTATGAATCAATAAAATTCtgtatgaaaaatgttgttcaTGATTCATTGAcaaaagaagaatttgaagaaagTTGGGGTAGATTCATTAAGAAATATCAACTTGAAAGCAATGAATGGTTACTTGGGTTGTATGATGAGCGGCATCGTTGGGTGCCTGCCTTTGTGAAAGATATGTTTTGGGCAGGAATGTCAACAACGCAGCGAAGTGAAAGCATGAATGCTTTCTTTGATAAATACATTAATAAGAAAACTACTTTAAAACAATTTGTTGAACAATATGAGAATGCTTTGGCAGCAAAGGTGCATAATGAAACTGTTGAAgattttaattctttcaattcaCGCATTTCTTGTATAACTATTTATGATATGGAGAAACAATTTCAGAGTGCTtacactttgaaaaaatttacagATTTCCAAAATGAGATAGTTGGAAGTATTTGTTGCAGTTTGTCTTCATGCAGGGAACATGACAATTTTTCAGAGTATGAAGTACGTGAAGATATATCACGTGGAGAAGGTCAGCGGAGCGTAATTTTTCATGTGTATTTTAATGAGGATAATAGTGAAGTTAAATGCAAATGCAGGCAAATTTGA